In Apis cerana isolate GH-2021 linkage group LG3, AcerK_1.0, whole genome shotgun sequence, the sequence aaaaataattaactaactagataatatcatatatttattgtaaattaaataagatagttaaatataaatttttaataatatttaaaaatatattttaattatatctgaaatataaattattatattgtaaaaaaataaggaatattttcaaatatttttaatagaatagaaattgatttatttttttttttttacaaatatttacattttttaataataagaataaaatttaaaaaataatttttaaataatgttttttatctttaactaTGTAAATATAGACTTATAAATGCTTATgtagaagaaatataatgtattatttatttcacaaacATCAATAGATGGCGCCATATAGACTAAATATTGTACTAGGTCATATACTAATTCATTGATATCATGTAAGATAATACACCTTCGTGtttaaataacaatgtttccataatattcattgttttcaaaacatacttcttttaattagaacaagataataaaacttattaaatataaatgaaaaataatagtataaaagataatattaattatatgtcaattatatattattctttattaaaaaaattctttattaaataattaaagaaattatctttttttattttaaaaaacatttctaatcaatattataataaataaataaaataatttctcatataaattgattattattttttaaacttttttaaaatatttaaaatactattatcttatctatttaattacttaatatatttaaattacatttaaatctatttaaaattctatgataaaaataagcatttgtatactttaaaaattttttatctgataagtttaaaattttttataagaagtaaacattttttttatatttaatataaatatatattagtattaaaaaattatttataatataatattaaccaATGTAagtctaatatatatatatatatatatattggtcaatattataaataatttatatatatagtgagtATAATACAacaggaaatgaaaaattgcgtcttacaataattgtttttctctaatcttgatttaattttttattgccaactatatatatatataacacatctcaattaaatgattttgcacttttgattaaaaaatgtcaaaaaaaGTTTCTATTCATTcacaataatgatataaattattcattataaatatttatttttaaaagaaatttataggtaaacaattttttttatcttataaattaaattcaagaaaaaatctaGTACttgacaataaatttaaaaatctctgATTGCAAAAACTTATGTGCATTTCGTTCGCGCAGaatatcttatcttattttcatcttttattatactttctctattttatatatattttgtttttcttatttattaaatcttaattatatttctcgttGTCTATCTCTTACTTATTCATCTTTCAATGCATATCTCAATTGAGAAAAATAGGAAGGTTaagaatatagatattatttgctAAACATAGACAAATttgataacattaattattgttacaatATAAGTACAAAGTAGTTACAATATAtgagaatataaatagttccaaatttcttttttctgttttatttcttttatattcatcatatatatcaatatgtatattttaatattttcttttgtatatttttattgtctttatatatttctatgaatttttatttgtactatCTTATACTTTCTAAACCAGGGAAACGCACATGGTGAATCATTTCTCTCATAGTGTATTTTCGCCTATCCGTCAGTACACTGCAGACCGTCGGCACGGTCGATAACTATTAGTGTGGTTTGTACATGTGACCGAAAAAATCGGAGTGTTTTGTATAAtcataaagaatttaacatattaaagaaatatacaataaaacgtAAGGTATCTGTGAAAAACATAAAGACATATTGATAatcaaaatagttaaaattatcttattgaaACTATGTAAACCAGAAATTAATTGAGACGCTATAAGATCATAACCATGATATTCCAATAAATTGTACACGTGTattcagaattaattttcatttaatataacaattgaaaatttaatcaaaattagtaatattaattaaaataaatcctcctttttcttaaaattgttattaatattcaatgaaaatagaCATTATATAAGGCTTATacatgagaaaataaattttattaaattataattattttattatcataaataatttacgtaAACTTAATTTActactttataaattatgatttattagaaatgattaaattatgattattataaattaaaatataataaaaatgtatagataaaatctaatttataatataatacaatttttttaataataaaaatatatataccaaaaaaatagataaattcttAGAATctgttttttatattgctttaaactgttcttatattttatatataatattctaattttatattttataatgaattactatattgatattatttttattaaaaacaaattaataaaatgaaattaatatttttaataatacttactaaaaattaaatataatttttgagaatcattaaaattaaaaaatatttataaactttatataaacaaataacattaaataaatgttataaataaattttatataataaataaacttaatataaataaaatttatataagtttaattaatatttaatataattttaatcaatataattttattaatgaagcAATGATTTTtcgtcaaataaattataaaatataaataattataataaatagatttgagagtatattatttttcaatattaaaaatattaaatatcaaatatatatgtatgttaaaatcttttttttataatttttaataaaaatactaatagaataatttgcaTTGAAGTCATTAAAATAAgtcattcaaatttcaaatagaagtttattttgttattgtattattgttattgtttattatttttaacaataatataaaataatgtattatatattcttataatacaatttttattatacttttatatactataaatatatttaagtaatttgaGACTAAACTtccttatataatttctataaacattataataattttttcatatattttttctttaattgattttgtaaatttaaataaaataaaaaatataatatatatattatttatttattatttatatatattattttaataataatatatattatattttatatatgtatataaactatttatatgtacatttgtACCTATATCCatacttataaaaaacaaatatattattaatatcatataataagtggaaaattaacattagtaaaaaataaaatggaaaaaatttcttcatgaaAATGGaggatcaaaaattttatacttcttgaatctctaaataaattattacataaagcGGCCTCATAtgagatagaaatttttagtgaatatataatgaatattatataataaaaatatatattcttttattaaattgtttctatTCGATTGGTTGAATACGATCGCCATCATGGAAatctatcaaaatatttcagaacacaaaaattatatgtaaggTGCTTAGAAGATGCGAGACAATCTACTTTTTGGATTTCATGTGATCTCTTGTATGCAATTTGCATTTGCAGtgtattatgattatatgtaCATTGCAATACCTCCAAACCTTATCAGAATGCACATTAATTTCGGCGGGAAATTCAAGTTTCTTACTTTCTGGGACGCGGTTAGTATTATGaaacaatgatttatttttttttacatattatgagATTATTcactcaattaatattatataatcatttcatttgtGTAATCATTTGTGGAATAAAATTGacaaagttaataattattgattttctgaaaatcactaaaattataaaatattaatttttaaatagatgattatttatatatttatatcttatttacctTATTtaccttatttatttattatatcttatttatcaattatacattatacataaatataaaatttataaaatttatttatagcaagtatcaataaataaattgatatgtaaattaaactattcataaaatttatgttttaaatagattaatcgatttataaattaattattcaaatatttccttatcgatgatattaaaataaatgattgcaatacaaaattaatttgaaataaattatttttttaataattttaatcaataaatttgaaaatattaaatattttcaaatttactgCTGTGATCATTTACTGCCATcagataattttctatatgaaGATATTCtacttgatattatattatgaattcgaAGAAcaacaaaattcaattattcgagCACCACTCCATATCATCTCTACGGCACGTGTCATATCATATTATCTGTATATAGTCAAGTGACtatcattatatttgatatattcacgcgagaaaattattaatattttttggtataattattttatataataattatataataataatatataataattttcactcgaagtttttttaaatttaatttaatattatttgaatcgtTAAGTaatgtatcatatattattatatgcaaatctgattaattgatttaaacaaCTTAATACTTCATAAAAATtgacatatattaataaaatctttctgaataaataaattattaaaaattatacatgattttattaaaaattatactatgtacaataatataatataatgtttaacaaaatatgttataatccGATTCATCCGATGTTAGATactgatattttcattattatatatatatggcaaaatatacaatttatttatttatttttgaaacaattatatatatctaattgtaTAGTTTTGaagtaaatattgataatatctgaaaatatataaattatttaaaatctactatatgatctatatttataaaaaccatattctaaaaaatatatatctgaaaaatcataatattatttaataatcgaaaaaaacgaTATACCATTGCAAAGATAATATCcatctattctattttcaacatttttactttttattttcaactattCTAATgtcaacattatattttagcgAAGAAACTAtttctgattaatttaatctaaactagataaaattgatttaataattagatatttacataaatcatcgttaaatattataaaatatgttatgtgtaattttcaaaataaaatatttataaaataaaataatatattcaaattttcttattaattctgtgatgatttaatataatttatttttttcagatcatTCAagcagtatttttttttatatgtatgttgaATGATTGGTTTGGTACAAATGCTGTTAGTCCCAAAAAACCACCATTTATacgtaaattaaaagattatatacatGCGATACTTAGTTTTCCAATTGCCATGGtaagtgaaagaaaaaaaaattaaaaaaaaaatttaatattttatatattttacgattttcaTGGATCATAGTTTGTTGGAGTGACATTTTGGGCTCTAATGTTTGTGGATCGTGAATTGGTGCTTCCAAAAGCTGTAGATCCTTACTTTCCATGGTggttaaatcatttaatgcacactatgattatgattactatattaatagaaacgaTTTTAGTGCCACGTACATATCCAAAGAGATCGAATGGTCTCCttggtataataatattcttatttatatatttagtttggtatgttaataatatagaaattatagaaatatattatgattattttaatcgctctattttttttattagttatttaatgtactaaatatttattatgtaatggtattatgaattcaaatttccaggatatatataatttattataaaagcgGTGTCTGGGTATATCCAGTATTGGAAGTGCTATCATTGCCATTACGACTTGTGTTTTTCAGTGCATTGATCACGTTCAGTATAAGCTTGTATTTTATCGGCGAAAAAATGGACAACTTATTTTGGGgtaacgaatatattaaacatgaaaaatcttatgccaaaaaaaaataaccttGCTCATGGGTGATAAGGTGTGCTgatttcgattatatataattagccTTTAAGGTGATggtgaataaaacaaaaattaatttctttcttcccatCATTTcccatttatcttatattacgGCATGTAACACaccattaaataaattttttcgaaaattaaaaaaaaatataataatacaatatgcaTGTGCAAAGAgaattgcatttattattttttaaaagcaaaAAGCACGGAGAGAACACGatcgttaataatttgatcACTAAAGAAGGCGACATAACTGAGCATGTATAAGTATATAGATATGATTTTTCTTCTGTATGGTTTGTGTCATAcatgatgaaagaaaaagggcAAACTAATTGTCACTGTACACATTCTGGTATTCATGgtgatacaaattaaaaactggaaaaaaatgaaaaatgaaaaaacacgaatacatatgtatatacaatgcagttattacatttttgtatGTTCAACAAACTATGTTACTCTGACAACAAAGAAAACACTGATGGCTCTATTTGTATCGAGTATAGGAAAAAAATACGTAGCAGAAGCTATCGGATCGGATTTGAAAGCATAATGAAGTTCATGTTGGAGAATCGAGcaagaggaaaatatttttgtgaaactAATTAAACcgaaaaatgatgaatatatatgtatgtccATGATTTGATGTCAAGTCATAGGATCTCATACTAAAAAGAAGTagttataaagaagaaattccatattcacattataaaattaaattgcaatattttttatttcacaaataaaaataacatatttttagattctattaaatatagtataagatatatatacattttgttaataattttaaatttattaatacattttctgTTATGCTTCTGTTTTgacatgaattaaaaataaaaataaaatattatttttaataaatatttaaaaattttgctttaattgatattttctagaaataatttagattagaatattgaaaaaatttaaattatatacggaaaatatcaattatcgcttatagatatttttattattacatataattagtgaacattaaaataatttttcataaaaataatacaatcagttacaatataaatgatttttgaaatttaaaatgaaatatttatttttaaaacaattagatattttttaaaatatttaaataataaattatgttattatgttataaaaatttgtaaaatagagataaaaattgaagaaattattaaatttatagcatttattaatattatcaaataaaaacgcattttatataatttgtgcattttttttattaatattatactttaaatattacattagaaatgtaaatactaaatgattttttaaatattttgcatgatatattgtaatataactttttaaagattttattaataaaaaaaattaataatataaatttaaaataataaaataaattgtacttGAACATACGCTcgcgtattatattaaaaaatatttatatgcagtTTAAGTACATTAGGATATGTATTTTTGAGAATACTGTAATAAAGCAATGTTAAAAACttagatttttctatataaaaaataaaatgaatcatattTATGATACGTTTATGTCTTTagtattgaaaaaagttttttgaattactttttattatattgcaattttatcactaataaaatgtatgtatttatttatttatttacaattgaaaTCATGTCATTgcactattataaatatacagtctattacaaatatacaaaaaaatttggtAATGTGGCAGTTATATgactgataaaaaaatattttatttctttatatctaattttgcattaaaagtttttcaaaaagaaaaattagtgttacgtagtaatatttttgtttttattcaaCTGTGGTGAAATTTGCGTTCCTTTTGAACTACAATTTCGACTATTGATAATCTCATCTATACTTTGTTTTAATTCTTCCATTTCTAAAATGTCCAATGGTAAAGATGTTTGTGTTGCTATTTCTCGAGCATTACCAGTCTGACCTTCAGATTGCATGAGTCTTGTTAATTCAGGACAGCATGAAGTTAGACTAGATGCTAGATTACCTATTCCAACTTTCCTGTatacttcttttatttctgcatcgcttttcaatttaatatcacTAGATTCCTGAAACAAATGTTTCAAGATAGTTTCATCTTGAAGCAGATATTTACTTTTACGGCCTTCTCTGCTCCGTCTATCACTTTCGTGACTATAACTTTTTGAACTTTTATTACTAGTTTTACTCTTGCTACGTTCATGAGGTTCTTCAGGATCCAACATCTTTGCTTCTTCTTCCGGTTGACTATCATCACTATCACTATCTTGATCATCTTTCTCCATATTTTCACCTTCAACATCTACATCTTTTCTTGGTATTCCTTGATGCTGCTTTTCCTCACTACTTAAATTTTCATCACTACCACTTTGTCCTGGAAACAAAAACGGAAGCAACATCCCTGGATTTTTCCCATCAAACAACTTAGAATTCAAAGGACGTTCATCTAAACCGGCACTAGCCGATCGTCTTTTCATATTAGGTACTTGAATAGGTGGTATTCTTGAATTACCACCTATAGTTAACGCTGACAGTATCTGTGCACCAAGCTGACTTTCTTGTGATGTTGTACTGCCTCTTCTAAACAATGGGCCTACTTTACTTGATCTTGATTTTCCGAAGTCTCGTCGCCGTTTTCCACGTCGACCACGTGAACTGCTAGCAACTTTCCGCGTTGTCTTTAATTCAGCTATTTGAACTGATATTTGAGAATCCAAAGAATTTCTTCTGGATTCTACGGATACTCGACGCACGCTAAAACTAATTTCAGAATCTACAGAATTTCTTCTATTACTGGATACAGATCCCGTTGTACCACCGACGAGTGCACCTCTACGAGTAACTAATTTTGGTAAAGCAGCTGCCCATGTTGAACTGAAATCTTGAGAAGCTACGGAATTTAAATCGAAGTTTAAGCCAACTGGATCTTCGTGAGTATTATGAAAACTAATAGATAATCGACCagcattattaaatgttttccgTTTTGCGAATGCTTGAGCGATtactttatgtttttttaatctaataggTTCTTCAGTTTCACAATTAAatgttctaaaatataaaaaattatcgtattatttattaaattaataaaaatgaaaaggatttaaaattttaccgtCTAAGAAATCTAGTCCAAGTATCTACTGTTGAACCAGTCCATACCCATGAAGACATAAGAATACCAGCAAAGAAGGGTGATAATAAATGTAACTGCATTTTAGCTGCACTTGGTCGGACTTCCATTTTACATTCagaaatatccaaatattttgTAGTTATTGCACAtctatgaatgaaatataaaattttagatatgatatttatacatattaactttttatatattctttttcttacatcatataatttctaaaactttGATGCCATTCTGAAGAATgttgaaattcataaatatgacAATAAAAAGTCACTACAACTGCAGCAAATGTAAAAATCGAGAACAATCCCATACGTACAATAGTTTCTCGTATTTTAGAACTTGCTCTTTCAGATATAATTTCTTGGCTActgatttttaatcgaatcaaaGTAATTAatcctaaaattatttacaataacattatttaaattgaatttaaaaatttgattttttaatatttatttttagaaaaagtaCTTACAAATCATGATCTTTAGGGAAagcatacaaaaaaatatatatatatttttatatataaattatatataatgaaaagtttaattacaaaacataaattaaaaacataccTCTGGATAAAAAATAACCTCCAACCAGTAAAACAATCAACACAGGACCAAGTAAAAACCAAGCTCTGACTGCATGATTAGTGTAACCCACAAAACATATACCAGTAACACTATTTCCATCAATTTCTCCTAATCCCATGATTGTGACAGTGAGGACAAGTGGCAAACACCAagcaattaaatgaaaatatgaaccctttttatcaattctatcTTGGATTTTGCCTAATGCTTGAAAGCTCATATGCCAAGCATATGTAAGGATCACAAACCACACCATAGCTGCCATAAGGGAGTAATACACAAGAACAAATACTACGACACATGATAAATTTTCTCcactgaaaatatattagtatacaaagtttataagtttataagtttatatctgacttgatataattttgtataaaacaatttattatatataataatttactatacacattaaataatcataatctaCCTTGGTTCACTCATTCTTAAAGTTCCATCTTTTCTACATACAATTACTTCTCTACTTCCTGGTGTAAATTGAGCAAGCCATCCAATACAGGATACCATAAAACaacaattgatataaaatattactaaagctggatatttatttgcacttctccaatcaattaaaaatgttatctaaaaataaaatataaatgaaatgcaatatattatatattatattctaaatcctttttattcatataattattacttacaaTTGTAAACAAATTGAATGAACCGCAAATCCCTGCAGCCCAAGcaataaaagaatgaatttgtTTATGTTCATCTGGCGTAAAAAGTGGATCATTACATTGTAATCCACAACCTTCAACTCCTTCAAAAATAGCAAGGGCATTATCAGTTGGGACTAAAGGCTTTAAGCATTtgctagaaatattaaatttcaattctctgatatcatttttacataatcTAGGAAATAAATCTgtattttcacatttaataaaacttgGCCATATTGTATGATTAAATACAATTCTACAAGGTCCTGAAACCATTTTACACATTTCTTGTGATGGTAAATCTACCGTGTCATTGATACATTTTGGCATAAATATTGAACACAAGAGAGGTTGAACAACTGCCCAACACTTTGGCACATGTCTTAATGTTTGTAATACATGTAatttttcctataaaataaatatataatatttaatatacaataaataatcaatcataaaaaagttttttcaatcataaagagaaaataaagaaaacagaaactgattttaaatttgtagaacttattttttaaatttaaaaattaagaattatgttcttacaaatttaaaatacttatatatatatatatatatatatatataaaataaaaaataaaaagtaaaagtaccTCTATAATATCTTGAGTTATATGTTCAGGTATAAGTTCCAATGTAGTAGTAGTATATGGTAATCTTGTACCCATACATGTATTCTTTTGTATCTCTACACATTTTGCATGCCTATGACAATTAAAGGAATCAGATGGTAATTCTCTTATGGGATACCTGCCCAGCAGGTAACTAGAATCCTTTATTCTATCTCTGGGACTTAGTTCTAAACTTTGTTTCCATGTTTCATTTTCGCCATTCAAATTAGTAGTAAATGCATGTGTTAGTTCTGATGATACTCGatgaaaaagtataaaataataaatcaagaaaaatgtcatctaaaaaaaattaataagactgaaatataataaaatatatatagcagtattttcttataaaatttcatatcgatgtaaaattttccaatatactATTAACatgttgttattaaaaaaaagtcacaTATACTGTAtcgaaataaacaataaaaatattttaagtaaaattatataccttCAGATACATCCTTAAAACTATTGTTGTCTTCGGCGTGTGGACTTTGCCGATAATTCGACACTCTCACCACTAGGTGTCTACTTCTATCTCGCAAATAATTCTTCCAATCTTCGTTTctacaaatacaattttaaaactcATCTCCCATGTGTGTATAGCAAGAACCATCGACTGTATCCATACTAACGGATTCCCGGGCCAGTCACTATAGGCTAATTATTTCGTGGAGACTATATTCAGTCTTAGAGAAGCCCGCCCTCTTCGTTTCATTCGAACAAAGCGTGTCTTGCATCTTCTTCTATGCCCTGTGACAGTTGCATCCAGCATACGAACAGTTCGGACCACACAACACGTTGCGTTCTCTGCAGGCCACCCACGACGAACTCGATGAACTTGCTCCATACCTCTTTCCGGTGTTTTGAATGCACGGCTGTATAAGAAGCTTTACAAATAACTCACTAGTGGCAGAACTATCATTGATGCGTGATGATGATCTGCGCATTCAACGcgggaaattttagaaataatgaacaaatattaacaatatatgatattatatattaataatgtaataatttttatcaaaatttttataattattatgatattattttattatttttaataataa encodes:
- the LOC107998235 gene encoding protein smoothened, giving the protein MYLKMTFFLIYYFILFHRVSSELTHAFTTNLNGENETWKQSLELSPRDRIKDSSYLLGRYPIRELPSDSFNCHRHAKCVEIQKNTCMGTRLPYTTTTLELIPEHITQDIIEEKLHVLQTLRHVPKCWAVVQPLLCSIFMPKCINDTVDLPSQEMCKMVSGPCRIVFNHTIWPSFIKCENTDLFPRLCKNDIRELKFNISSKCLKPLVPTDNALAIFEGVEGCGLQCNDPLFTPDEHKQIHSFIAWAAGICGSFNLFTIITFLIDWRSANKYPALVIFYINCCFMVSCIGWLAQFTPGSREVIVCRKDGTLRMSEPSGENLSCVVVFVLVYYSLMAAMVWFVILTYAWHMSFQALGKIQDRIDKKGSYFHLIAWCLPLVLTVTIMGLGEIDGNSVTGICFVGYTNHAVRAWFLLGPVLIVLLVGGYFLSRGLITLIRLKISSQEIISERASSKIRETIVRMGLFSIFTFAAVVVTFYCHIYEFQHSSEWHQSFRNYMICAITTKYLDISECKMEVRPSAAKMQLHLLSPFFAGILMSSWVWTGSTVDTWTRFLRRTFNCETEEPIRLKKHKVIAQAFAKRKTFNNAGRLSISFHNTHEDPVGLNFDLNSVASQDFSSTWAAALPKLVTRRGALVGGTTGSVSSNRRNSVDSEISFSVRRVSVESRRNSLDSQISVQIAELKTTRKVASSSRGRRGKRRRDFGKSRSSKVGPLFRRGSTTSQESQLGAQILSALTIGGNSRIPPIQVPNMKRRSASAGLDERPLNSKLFDGKNPGMLLPFLFPGQSGSDENLSSEEKQHQGIPRKDVDVEGENMEKDDQDSDSDDSQPEEEAKMLDPEEPHERSKSKTSNKSSKSYSHESDRRSREGRKSKYLLQDETILKHLFQESSDIKLKSDAEIKEVYRKVGIGNLASSLTSCCPELTRLMQSEGQTGNAREIATQTSLPLDILEMEELKQSIDEIINSRNCSSKGTQISPQLNKNKNITT
- the LOC107998240 gene encoding androgen-induced gene 1 protein isoform X2, producing MRDNLLFGFHVISCMQFAFAVYYDYMYIAIPPNLIRMHINFGGKFKFLTFWDAIIQAVFFFICMLNDWFGTNAVSPKKPPFIRKLKDYIHAILSFPIAMFVGVTFWALMFVDRELVLPKAVDPYFPWWLNHLMHTMIMITILIETILVPRTYPKRSNGLLGIIIFLFIYLVWIYIIYYKSGVWVYPVLEVLSLPLRLVFFSALITFSISLYFIGEKMDNLFWGNEYIKHEKSYAKKK
- the LOC107998240 gene encoding androgen-dependent TFPI-regulating protein isoform X1, with the protein product MVGFSLKLVHNILRGLTKNFNKMTYTLNQLLHTSSCLMYVVTLYVAFTLHIPMLNIRFTKFDPGQLKYLTIWDVIIQAVFFFICMLNDWFGTNAVSPKKPPFIRKLKDYIHAILSFPIAMFVGVTFWALMFVDRELVLPKAVDPYFPWWLNHLMHTMIMITILIETILVPRTYPKRSNGLLGIIIFLFIYLVWIYIIYYKSGVWVYPVLEVLSLPLRLVFFSALITFSISLYFIGEKMDNLFWGNEYIKHEKSYAKKK